The Thalassotalea nanhaiensis genome has a window encoding:
- a CDS encoding ATP-binding protein, which produces MILIILPSIAIILNNAFTEQVQNSIKNELIASSYSILALAEVDDQQLQMPEQLLNNQFNASGSGLYALMIKADFDKQNTLWSSPSFLGLTVPNNLPTPAVGESRFSKQIIDNKKHLLYSFTVSFIEQQQAFTVTLHIAKDQSDFAKMVAKFQQTLWSWLGFIMAVLLILQFVWLKFTLRPLRKLQKELSQVEHGNQHKIEQQYPLELARVAKQLNTLLTAQKNQRKRYRNALSDLAHSLKNPLAVMQSQGNLTTNSLQQLSLMNKTIEHQLKRAQSGGETAWHVGIKISPIATKLVSSLHKIYQQKQLSINLSIDEQAIFNGEESDLFEILGNLLDNACKAANKTICLQVTQSETELVLTITDDGAGVSEALQEDILKRGTRADTYQQGHGIGLAIVRDLVASYHGNLSIGTSSELGGALFTITFKR; this is translated from the coding sequence ATGATTTTAATTATTCTGCCAAGCATTGCCATTATCTTAAACAATGCCTTTACCGAGCAAGTGCAAAACTCCATTAAAAATGAGCTTATCGCCAGTAGTTATTCAATTTTAGCACTCGCTGAAGTTGATGATCAGCAACTGCAAATGCCTGAACAACTACTCAATAATCAATTTAATGCGAGCGGCTCTGGTTTATATGCACTTATGATCAAAGCTGACTTTGATAAACAAAATACTTTATGGTCTTCACCATCATTTTTAGGCTTAACTGTGCCTAATAACTTGCCAACCCCGGCTGTTGGTGAGAGTCGTTTCAGTAAACAAATTATCGATAACAAGAAGCACTTGTTGTACAGCTTCACGGTAAGTTTCATCGAACAACAACAAGCTTTCACCGTAACCTTGCACATCGCTAAAGATCAATCTGATTTTGCCAAAATGGTCGCTAAGTTCCAGCAAACATTGTGGTCATGGTTAGGGTTTATTATGGCGGTATTATTAATATTGCAGTTTGTTTGGCTAAAATTTACTTTAAGACCATTACGTAAATTACAAAAAGAACTTAGCCAGGTAGAACATGGAAATCAGCACAAAATTGAGCAGCAATACCCTTTGGAGCTAGCCCGAGTTGCTAAACAACTTAATACCTTGTTAACAGCACAAAAAAACCAACGTAAACGCTATCGCAACGCTTTATCAGATCTGGCTCATAGTTTAAAAAACCCATTGGCTGTCATGCAAAGCCAAGGAAATTTGACCACTAACTCATTGCAACAGTTATCACTAATGAATAAAACCATAGAGCACCAATTAAAACGTGCGCAAAGTGGTGGCGAAACTGCTTGGCATGTTGGCATTAAAATATCCCCAATCGCGACAAAGCTGGTGAGCAGTCTGCATAAAATTTACCAACAAAAGCAGCTGAGTATTAATTTATCGATTGATGAACAGGCGATATTTAATGGTGAGGAAAGTGACCTGTTTGAGATCTTGGGTAACTTACTCGACAATGCCTGTAAGGCGGCAAACAAAACAATATGTTTGCAGGTTACACAAAGTGAAACAGAGCTTGTTTTAACGATAACCGATGATGGAGCTGGCGTAAGTGAGGCGTTGCAAGAAGACATATTAAAACGTGGCACTAGAGCTGACACCTATCAACAAGGCCACGGTATAGGACTCGCCATAGTGCGCGACTTAGTGGCCAGTTATCATGGTAATTTATCCATAGGGACCAGCTCTGAGCTCGGCGGTGCTTTATTTACGATTACGTTCAAACGATAA
- a CDS encoding response regulator transcription factor, translated as MRLLIVEDDLQLQSQLQNHLQLANFSVDVASDGEIGLFQGTEYPYDAAIIDVGLPKIDGISLIKSLREKDIKFPILILTARDHWQDKVTGLDAGADDYLAKPFQVEELLARLNALIRRSAGQASPIIYNGPLSINTKSMQVEVNHQAVNLSSSEYRLLEYLMLHLGEVKSKAELTEHIYNEDFDLDSNVIEVFVRRLRKKLDPTSEYDFIETLRGQGYKLKPLQSET; from the coding sequence ATGCGCTTACTTATCGTTGAAGACGACTTACAACTGCAGAGCCAATTACAAAATCATTTACAACTTGCCAACTTTTCTGTGGATGTTGCATCTGATGGTGAAATAGGTTTATTTCAAGGGACAGAGTACCCGTACGACGCGGCAATTATCGACGTCGGCTTACCTAAAATAGATGGCATTAGTTTAATTAAATCGCTCCGCGAGAAAGATATTAAATTTCCCATTTTAATTCTAACCGCGCGTGATCACTGGCAAGATAAGGTAACAGGCCTCGATGCCGGTGCAGACGATTACTTAGCAAAACCTTTCCAGGTAGAAGAACTTTTAGCAAGATTAAATGCATTAATCAGACGCAGCGCTGGCCAAGCAAGTCCAATAATTTATAACGGTCCACTTAGCATTAATACCAAAAGTATGCAGGTTGAGGTCAATCACCAAGCAGTAAATTTAAGCAGCTCAGAGTATCGCCTTCTTGAATATTTAATGTTGCATTTAGGTGAGGTTAAATCAAAGGCTGAGCTTACTGAACATATTTATAACGAAGACTTTGATCTTGATTCTAATGTAATTGAAGTATTTGTGCGCCGGTTGCGCAAAAAGTTGGATCCAACGAGCGAATACGACTTTATTGAAACACTACGCGGTCAAGGATATAAGCTTAAACCTCTACAAAGTGAGACTTAA
- a CDS encoding acyl-[ACP]--phospholipid O-acyltransferase, which produces MKQLFTFKGFFAYIAMVFINAFVDLGHKIIVQNTVFKIYDGDIQIVLTAVLNALILLPFIFLFSPSGYLADKYPKPKVMRNSALVAIVATLLITLCYYQGWFLGAFALTLLMGIQSAIYSPAKYGYLKELIGVDHLAQGNALVQAVTIVSILLGTFVFSAFFELLLAGVELTDSGVILQGVVILGWVMVALSVLEWWFSCQLKDTKPIDNSMTFSTKTYIKGQYLGSNLKKIFSNRIIWLSIVGLSMFWSVSQVMLATFPAFAKEVLSENNTLIIQGIMASTGIGIVMGSLFAARISKDHIELGIIPIAAISFALLLGNIASLDSSITMAFTFLGLGISGGLFIVPLNSLIQYTAKEDELGTVLAGNNWVQNVAMLSFLIATIALVSYGMSSTDIFYVLMALALTGALYTVYQLPHSLIRIVTSFIMQRRYKLQVLGFENLPANDGLLLLGNHISWIDGLIVQMACPRKVRFVMLRSIYNRWYLKPIVKFFGAIPISEGNSTESLALVNQALKDGEVVCLFPEGAISRTGALGVFRTGYERVVDDVNGVIVPFYLHGLWGSRLSRAKSSKLRENTQQGLRRDVSICFGTPLAMETPASELKQKVFELAFNAWEYQTSHADPLPLAWIKSAKQNLMSLAVKDTAGTRVSNRQLLAATAAFAAKINQLDKSQNIGLMLPASSAAIIANNAVLLNGQTAVNLNYSTSVDAVCSGIENAQITTVFSSKKFIQKLQNKGIDCEKMLANVNIVYMEDVKEQLSKIRYTCASIASFLLPAKAFYRVFGKPVDVNAPACILFSSGSEGTPKGIVLSHKNFSANIKQISDVLRTNDKDVVMGSLPPFHSFGLTVTTFMPLIEGIPVVCHPDPTDALNIAKAIAKNKATLLCATATFLRLYTLNRKINPLMLDSLRLVVAGAEKLPEDTRQRFKDKFNKTIYEGYGATETTPVASVNIPDQLDPNDLRVQSGSKIGSVGMPLPGCSFRIVDPISMQTLATGEQGLILISGSQLMLGYLNDDEKTEQVIVNIDNRRWYKTGDKGYLDKDGFLTVVDRYSRFAKIGGEMISLQAVEQEVNKVIHDDLGDFLAVNLADPKKGEKIVILTTADISEKQLRQELLNNNCNPLMIPAQVYQVTQVPKLGSGKSDFAGAKKLALSFA; this is translated from the coding sequence ATGAAACAGTTATTCACTTTTAAAGGGTTTTTCGCCTATATCGCCATGGTATTTATTAATGCCTTTGTTGATTTAGGACACAAAATTATTGTGCAAAATACCGTGTTCAAAATTTACGATGGCGACATTCAAATAGTTTTAACCGCGGTATTAAATGCATTAATATTATTGCCGTTTATCTTCTTATTTTCTCCTTCAGGTTACTTAGCTGACAAATATCCTAAACCCAAGGTTATGCGTAATAGTGCTTTGGTGGCCATTGTTGCAACCTTATTGATCACCCTATGTTACTACCAAGGATGGTTTCTTGGCGCCTTCGCCTTAACCCTATTAATGGGTATCCAATCTGCCATTTACTCACCGGCAAAATACGGTTATTTAAAGGAGTTAATTGGTGTTGACCATTTAGCCCAAGGTAATGCGTTAGTGCAGGCCGTTACCATAGTGTCAATATTATTAGGTACCTTTGTATTTTCAGCATTTTTTGAACTGTTACTGGCGGGAGTTGAGTTAACAGACAGCGGCGTTATTTTACAAGGCGTAGTGATTTTAGGCTGGGTAATGGTCGCTTTATCGGTACTCGAGTGGTGGTTCTCGTGTCAGCTTAAAGACACTAAGCCTATTGATAATAGCATGACTTTTTCTACCAAAACTTACATCAAAGGCCAGTACCTGGGAAGTAATTTGAAAAAGATTTTCAGTAATCGAATTATTTGGTTATCAATTGTCGGTTTATCCATGTTCTGGTCAGTGTCACAAGTAATGCTGGCAACATTTCCTGCTTTTGCCAAAGAAGTATTATCTGAAAATAACACCTTAATCATCCAAGGCATTATGGCCAGTACCGGCATTGGCATTGTAATGGGGTCACTGTTTGCTGCTCGAATATCAAAAGATCATATTGAACTAGGTATTATTCCAATTGCGGCCATCAGTTTTGCTTTATTACTTGGCAATATCGCCTCTCTTGATTCCAGTATCACTATGGCGTTTACGTTCCTCGGTTTAGGTATTAGTGGCGGCCTGTTTATTGTGCCGTTAAATTCGTTAATTCAATACACGGCTAAAGAAGATGAGTTAGGCACCGTATTGGCCGGCAATAATTGGGTACAAAATGTAGCCATGTTGAGCTTTTTAATCGCGACTATTGCCTTAGTTTCTTATGGCATGAGCAGTACCGATATTTTTTATGTGTTGATGGCATTAGCGTTAACCGGTGCCTTGTATACGGTATACCAATTACCACACTCGTTAATTCGAATTGTTACCTCGTTTATTATGCAGCGCCGTTACAAGCTGCAAGTGCTTGGTTTTGAAAATTTACCGGCTAATGATGGCTTGTTATTGCTTGGTAATCATATAAGTTGGATTGATGGTTTAATTGTACAAATGGCATGCCCTCGAAAAGTTCGTTTTGTCATGCTACGCAGCATTTATAATCGTTGGTACCTAAAACCCATCGTTAAATTTTTTGGAGCTATTCCAATTAGTGAAGGTAACAGCACAGAATCATTGGCGTTGGTTAATCAGGCGTTAAAAGATGGCGAAGTTGTATGTTTATTTCCCGAAGGAGCAATAAGCCGCACCGGTGCTCTTGGTGTGTTTAGAACAGGCTATGAACGCGTTGTAGATGATGTAAATGGCGTAATAGTGCCATTCTACCTGCATGGTTTATGGGGCAGTCGTTTATCGCGAGCCAAAAGTAGTAAGTTGCGTGAAAATACCCAACAAGGTTTGCGTAGAGACGTTTCCATTTGTTTTGGTACGCCATTAGCGATGGAAACACCTGCAAGCGAATTGAAGCAAAAAGTGTTTGAATTAGCATTTAATGCCTGGGAATACCAAACCAGCCACGCTGATCCATTGCCTTTAGCTTGGATAAAATCTGCTAAACAAAATTTAATGTCATTAGCTGTTAAAGACACTGCAGGAACTCGTGTTTCCAATAGACAGTTATTGGCGGCCACTGCGGCATTCGCAGCCAAAATTAACCAGTTAGATAAATCTCAAAATATCGGTCTTATGCTGCCGGCAAGCAGTGCCGCAATTATCGCTAACAATGCCGTGTTGCTCAATGGTCAAACGGCAGTAAATCTGAACTACTCTACCAGTGTTGATGCCGTATGTTCTGGCATTGAAAACGCTCAAATCACAACCGTGTTCAGCTCGAAGAAGTTTATTCAAAAATTGCAAAACAAAGGCATTGATTGCGAAAAAATGCTCGCGAATGTCAATATAGTTTATATGGAAGATGTTAAAGAGCAGCTGTCAAAAATACGCTATACCTGCGCCTCGATTGCCAGCTTTTTATTACCGGCGAAGGCATTTTATCGTGTTTTTGGTAAGCCCGTAGATGTAAACGCTCCTGCATGTATTTTATTTTCAAGTGGTAGCGAAGGCACGCCAAAAGGCATCGTGTTAAGTCATAAAAACTTTTCTGCAAACATTAAACAAATCAGTGATGTGCTAAGAACCAATGATAAGGATGTGGTTATGGGATCATTACCACCATTTCATTCGTTTGGCTTAACCGTAACCACCTTTATGCCATTAATTGAAGGGATACCTGTGGTTTGTCATCCAGACCCAACGGACGCACTCAATATCGCCAAAGCAATCGCCAAAAATAAGGCGACACTGCTTTGCGCCACGGCTACGTTTTTAAGACTATATACATTAAATCGTAAAATTAACCCTTTGATGTTAGATAGTTTACGACTGGTGGTTGCTGGTGCTGAAAAGCTGCCTGAAGATACTCGCCAACGCTTTAAAGATAAGTTTAATAAAACAATTTATGAAGGTTATGGGGCTACTGAAACAACACCTGTTGCCAGTGTAAATATTCCTGATCAGCTCGATCCTAATGATTTAAGGGTGCAGTCAGGAAGCAAAATTGGCTCTGTTGGTATGCCCTTACCTGGTTGCTCTTTTAGAATTGTTGACCCTATCAGCATGCAAACGCTTGCTACGGGAGAACAGGGGTTAATATTAATTTCTGGTAGCCAATTAATGTTGGGGTATTTAAATGATGATGAAAAAACAGAGCAAGTCATTGTGAACATAGATAACCGTCGCTGGTACAAAACCGGCGATAAAGGCTACCTTGATAAAGACGGTTTCTTAACGGTTGTAGATCGCTACTCACGGTTTGCTAAAATTGGTGGCGAGATGATCAGTTTACAAGCGGTAGAACAAGAGGTTAATAAAGTTATTCATGACGATTTAGGTGATTTTTTAGCGGTTAATCTGGCGGATCCCAAGAAAGGTGAAAAGATAGTGATATTAACCACGGCAGATATTAGCGAAAAACAGCTGAGGCAAGAGTTACTTAATAACAACTGTAATCCGCTGATGATACCAGCACAGGTTTATCAAGTGACACAGGTACCTAAATTGGGAAGTGGCAAATCTGACTTTGCCGGGGCGAAAAAATTGGCATTAAGCTTTGCTTAA
- a CDS encoding VIT and vWA domain-containing protein, translating into MNNVLIKILKHSLLIGLALFSQFSLASGLLTPSDGSLPALDINEHHVNVVIEDGFIVTRIEQVFYNPNAIDLEAIYSFPLPKNASLGEFAYWIDGQPVTGEVVAKLKAEQIYQQEKQAGREVALSEKDSYKSFDTKVYPVRAKQEVRIQLTYLQVVEVDTSIGRYVYPMEEGGVDEIKTAFWNYQDDVKQKFSFNLTFRSSYPVEEFRLPKHPQALVQQTSANEWSVSFDSEANAAIIEEGSNPNNYAVAASAFSLDQDIVVYWRLQAGLPGSIDLVSYKQPGKDRGTFMMTVTPGEDLSAITQGRDFIFVLDYSGSMQGKYQSMVEGVRQGLHKLNDQDRFQVVIFSSHAEQITKGYEHATRENVEHWMKKLEQQQPGDSTNLYNGMELAIKNLDADRPSAIILVTDGVTNVGTTEKKAFIKLLEQVDVRLFTFVMGNSANRPLLAGMTKISNGFAIDVSNSDDIVGQLMQATAKIGYEAFHDIDINISGVKVKDMTPTNVNTLYRGQQLVIFGHYYGDGDAEVTIKGKVSGDKKRYNSRFNFAKENELHPELERLWAFATIQNIQDKMDYLGADKDSEQAITDMAIEYGLVTDYTSMLVMREEQFAAHGIDRKNQQRVTKEHAARANRARAPVRNNRIDNSKPAFTKSRPSFSGGGGGSTTPWILLVLLISLAQRKISNAI; encoded by the coding sequence ATGAACAACGTATTAATAAAAATATTAAAGCACTCGTTACTAATTGGTTTGGCATTGTTTAGCCAATTTAGTTTAGCGAGTGGCTTACTTACTCCTAGTGATGGTTCATTACCAGCATTAGATATTAACGAACACCACGTTAATGTGGTGATAGAAGACGGGTTTATTGTTACTCGCATAGAACAGGTATTTTATAACCCGAACGCCATTGATTTAGAGGCGATCTATTCTTTTCCACTACCTAAAAATGCATCTCTTGGTGAATTTGCCTATTGGATTGATGGTCAGCCGGTAACTGGCGAAGTGGTTGCTAAGCTTAAAGCTGAACAAATTTATCAGCAAGAAAAACAAGCTGGACGTGAAGTTGCGTTAAGTGAAAAAGACAGTTACAAAAGCTTTGATACTAAGGTATATCCTGTACGTGCCAAACAAGAAGTGCGTATTCAATTGACTTATTTGCAAGTAGTGGAAGTCGACACCTCAATTGGTCGTTACGTTTACCCAATGGAAGAAGGTGGTGTCGATGAAATTAAAACCGCATTTTGGAACTATCAAGATGATGTTAAGCAAAAATTCAGCTTTAACTTAACCTTTCGCTCGAGCTATCCAGTGGAAGAGTTTCGCCTGCCTAAACATCCACAGGCGTTAGTGCAACAAACTTCGGCTAATGAATGGTCAGTAAGTTTTGACAGCGAAGCCAATGCCGCCATTATTGAAGAAGGTAGCAACCCTAACAACTATGCAGTTGCTGCATCGGCATTTTCCCTAGACCAGGACATCGTTGTTTACTGGCGTTTACAAGCGGGTTTACCTGGCTCTATCGACTTGGTGAGCTATAAACAACCTGGTAAAGACCGTGGTACCTTTATGATGACCGTAACTCCCGGTGAAGATTTATCAGCAATTACTCAAGGCCGAGATTTTATTTTTGTATTAGATTATTCCGGTTCAATGCAAGGTAAATATCAAAGCATGGTTGAAGGCGTGCGCCAAGGTTTACATAAATTGAACGATCAAGACCGGTTTCAAGTAGTTATTTTTAGCAGTCATGCTGAGCAAATAACCAAGGGATATGAACACGCTACTCGTGAAAATGTAGAGCACTGGATGAAGAAGTTAGAGCAACAGCAACCGGGTGATAGCACCAACCTTTATAATGGCATGGAGCTGGCGATAAAAAACTTGGATGCTGATCGCCCAAGCGCAATTATTTTGGTAACCGATGGCGTAACTAATGTTGGCACTACTGAGAAAAAGGCCTTTATTAAATTACTCGAACAAGTTGATGTTAGGTTGTTTACCTTTGTAATGGGTAACAGTGCGAATAGACCATTGCTTGCTGGCATGACCAAAATATCGAATGGTTTTGCCATTGATGTCTCTAATAGTGACGATATAGTAGGGCAATTAATGCAGGCGACGGCAAAAATAGGTTACGAAGCATTTCACGATATTGATATCAACATTAGTGGCGTGAAAGTAAAAGACATGACGCCAACAAACGTCAACACGTTATACAGAGGCCAACAATTAGTGATATTTGGTCATTACTATGGCGATGGCGACGCTGAAGTAACAATTAAAGGTAAAGTGTCAGGTGATAAAAAGCGTTATAACAGCCGTTTTAATTTTGCCAAAGAAAATGAATTGCACCCTGAACTGGAGCGTCTGTGGGCATTTGCCACAATTCAAAACATTCAGGATAAAATGGATTATTTAGGTGCAGATAAAGATAGTGAACAAGCGATCACGGACATGGCCATTGAATATGGGTTAGTGACTGACTATACCTCTATGCTGGTGATGCGAGAGGAGCAATTTGCTGCTCATGGTATTGACCGTAAAAATCAACAACGGGTGACAAAAGAGCATGCCGCTAGAGCGAACAGAGCCCGTGCTCCGGTACGTAATAATCGTATCGACAATAGCAAACCGGCGTTTACCAAAAGTCGCCCGAGCTTTAGTGGTGGCGGAGGTGGTAGTACAACACCTTGGATATTATTAGTGTTACTTATCAGTCTTGCTCAGCGCAAAATAAGCAACGCTATCTAA
- a CDS encoding choice-of-anchor H family protein, which translates to MNIPERFTFVDKFLLSTLAVLLFLLAIQIIMVLFGFNKAHAQEQAPLVALKTVSFGQNKQLFTEQDKLNFIEQSRSQGFSDQDIGKASNITRKQRLNENDASKQTLASKSVTMASTNSSYYNHSFTIYDAQSYLFDDFDEDGFYQSFSVVFDADVISNIYNERADVYAELYLSIDGGPWTHYYTTDIFTIVGENIDDEYEVVTSLYEGYYTDHYDVLIDLYEVGYPGLVATFSSDDSDALYALPLESDEHDIYYDDHYYDDHHHHSGSAGFLGLITMLIIFFVRKTRHIAL; encoded by the coding sequence ATGAACATTCCAGAAAGATTTACCTTTGTAGATAAATTTTTATTATCTACCTTAGCCGTTTTACTATTTCTATTAGCGATTCAAATAATAATGGTTTTATTTGGGTTTAATAAAGCTCATGCACAGGAGCAAGCACCGCTAGTTGCTTTGAAGACCGTTTCATTTGGCCAAAATAAGCAATTATTCACTGAACAAGATAAATTAAACTTCATTGAACAAAGCCGTAGCCAGGGCTTTAGCGATCAAGATATTGGCAAGGCAAGTAATATAACGCGTAAACAACGGCTTAATGAAAATGATGCAAGTAAGCAGACACTGGCTAGTAAGTCTGTAACTATGGCAAGCACGAACAGCAGTTATTACAATCATTCGTTCACCATTTATGATGCTCAAAGTTATTTATTTGATGACTTTGATGAGGACGGTTTTTACCAATCCTTTAGTGTGGTTTTCGATGCTGATGTGATCAGTAATATTTATAATGAAAGGGCAGATGTTTATGCCGAACTTTATTTGAGTATTGATGGCGGCCCTTGGACTCACTATTATACTACCGACATATTTACCATTGTTGGTGAAAATATTGATGATGAATATGAAGTCGTAACATCGCTTTATGAGGGATACTACACGGACCATTACGATGTGCTAATTGACTTATATGAAGTTGGTTATCCAGGTTTGGTGGCAACATTCAGCTCTGATGACAGCGATGCTTTATATGCTCTGCCTTTGGAAAGCGATGAACATGACATTTACTACGATGATCATTATTATGATGACCATCATCACCATAGTGGTAGTGCCGGATTTTTAGGTTTAATTACTATGCTGATTATTTTCTTTGTACGAAAAACACGTCACATCGCGTTGTAA
- a CDS encoding DUF3300 domain-containing protein, which translates to MKYLTLVFTFIYLLNLPLSFAEQQPASDAKPVEYSQAELEQMLAPIALYPDSVLTHILIAATYPLEIIEAERWVSKNPNLSNNELMDKGESMEWDPSVVALLPFDGILTKMSEELTWTRQLGDAFLSSEEQVLASIQSLRQKADNAGSLAQMENVGVTREDNTIAIVPADPQIVYVPYYDARVVYGPWYWSGYPPVYWAHYPSYYSPHYYAAYPAPFYWHTAVHISVGWFFGGFHWGNHHVVVHHHPHSYYHRHHSSHHHGHSKHYSGGKKHYSTGKPHASKQSSKGYQRWQHQPSHRKSISYKNDRVAKQYSSNKPSKNQVNVSRKQDRQLLALNKYKGVQNVNNKQYKTKKVTSTKHQQVKHKINSSNVRTKQNKSSNKQVANTNHRNNAITKSKHAKNDYRKTYTDRSKKPSVNATSKQNRNLSNKNSYTAKKAPNKQSSKAYKQRASKPSYSASKQHSRPSKGSSHKSSRGKSSKPRH; encoded by the coding sequence ATGAAATATTTAACGTTAGTGTTTACATTTATTTATTTGCTTAATTTGCCTCTTAGCTTTGCTGAGCAACAGCCAGCTAGTGATGCTAAACCAGTTGAATACAGCCAGGCAGAATTAGAGCAAATGTTAGCTCCAATAGCGCTTTATCCAGATAGCGTATTAACCCATATCCTTATTGCAGCAACCTACCCGTTGGAAATAATAGAAGCTGAACGATGGGTATCTAAGAACCCTAATCTATCTAACAATGAGTTGATGGACAAAGGCGAATCCATGGAGTGGGACCCTAGTGTTGTCGCGTTGTTACCTTTTGATGGCATATTAACCAAAATGAGCGAAGAACTGACTTGGACTCGACAACTCGGTGACGCTTTTTTATCGAGTGAAGAACAAGTACTTGCCAGTATTCAATCGTTGCGACAAAAGGCAGATAACGCTGGTAGTTTAGCTCAAATGGAAAACGTAGGTGTCACAAGAGAAGATAACACTATTGCTATTGTTCCAGCTGATCCGCAAATAGTTTATGTACCCTATTATGATGCCCGTGTAGTTTACGGACCTTGGTATTGGTCGGGTTACCCTCCGGTGTACTGGGCCCATTATCCATCATATTATTCGCCACACTATTATGCGGCATATCCTGCGCCATTTTATTGGCATACAGCAGTGCATATTTCAGTGGGTTGGTTTTTCGGTGGTTTTCATTGGGGTAATCATCATGTAGTAGTGCACCATCACCCACATTCTTATTACCATCGTCATCACAGTAGTCATCATCACGGCCATAGTAAGCATTATAGTGGTGGTAAAAAGCACTACAGCACGGGTAAGCCACATGCGTCGAAGCAAAGCTCAAAAGGTTACCAACGCTGGCAGCATCAACCGTCACATAGAAAGAGTATTTCATATAAAAATGATCGAGTTGCTAAACAATACAGCAGTAACAAACCCAGTAAAAACCAAGTAAATGTATCGAGAAAACAAGATAGACAGTTGCTGGCTTTAAACAAATATAAAGGCGTGCAAAATGTTAATAACAAACAATATAAAACGAAGAAAGTAACAAGCACTAAACATCAGCAAGTTAAGCACAAAATTAATAGTTCTAATGTGCGTACCAAGCAGAATAAAAGTAGTAATAAGCAAGTGGCAAATACCAATCATAGAAATAACGCTATTACCAAAAGCAAGCACGCTAAGAATGACTATAGAAAAACTTATACGGATAGAAGTAAGAAGCCATCTGTGAATGCTACGTCAAAACAAAATAGGAACTTATCTAACAAGAACTCTTACACGGCTAAGAAGGCACCAAATAAACAAAGTTCAAAGGCATATAAGCAAAGAGCGAGTAAACCAAGTTATAGTGCTTCTAAGCAGCATTCAAGACCAAGTAAGGGCTCTAGCCACAAATCATCAAGAGGTAAATCTTCAAAACCTCGGCACTGA
- a CDS encoding PepSY domain-containing protein, with the protein MKCIVLCLFSIGVMTSPCSMAKLNSPLAKSQYFEYAPYNSAALKVANKQQAAKLVKSRMGGKVLSVKAVKGQQAYKVKLLKDDGQIVSVYVNAKTGKIKG; encoded by the coding sequence ATGAAATGTATTGTGTTGTGCTTATTTAGTATTGGAGTAATGACTTCGCCATGTTCTATGGCCAAGTTAAATAGTCCTTTAGCCAAATCACAATATTTTGAATATGCTCCTTACAACAGCGCAGCACTTAAAGTTGCGAATAAACAGCAGGCAGCAAAATTAGTAAAGTCGCGAATGGGCGGTAAAGTACTTAGTGTAAAAGCAGTGAAGGGCCAACAAGCCTACAAAGTTAAATTACTTAAAGATGATGGCCAAATTGTTTCGGTTTATGTGAATGCAAAAACTGGAAAAATAAAAGGATGA
- a CDS encoding helix-turn-helix domain-containing protein: protein MAQTSSLLISLKKSLKAHGYTYADVGKHIGLTQASIKRLFSEENISLQRLDQICQMMDLEISDLVHLMAEQQAQLQQLSVEQEQELSDDLGLLLIALCVLNKWTMDEIIDHYKLESHYCILKLARLDKLKIIELLPGNRIKLLVAANFGWRENGPIQAFFQRTIGQEFFNSRFNQDEESLLVLNGMLASTSNSEFQRKLKRIAQEFEVLNHEDSSLPLSQRFGVTVVLAIRSWRYGLSQHLFKPN, encoded by the coding sequence ATGGCCCAAACAAGTTCACTGTTAATTTCATTAAAAAAATCATTAAAAGCTCATGGCTACACTTATGCCGATGTTGGAAAGCACATAGGCTTGACTCAGGCCAGTATTAAGCGCTTGTTTAGTGAGGAAAATATTTCACTGCAGCGACTGGATCAAATATGCCAAATGATGGATTTAGAAATTTCAGATCTAGTACATTTAATGGCCGAGCAACAAGCGCAATTGCAACAACTTAGCGTTGAGCAAGAACAAGAGCTTAGTGATGATCTGGGTTTGCTGTTGATTGCTCTGTGTGTACTTAATAAATGGACCATGGATGAAATCATTGATCATTATAAGTTAGAGAGCCATTACTGTATTTTAAAACTGGCTCGTTTAGACAAGCTGAAAATTATTGAGCTGTTACCGGGCAATCGTATTAAACTTTTAGTTGCGGCAAACTTTGGCTGGCGCGAAAACGGTCCTATTCAGGCATTTTTTCAACGTACCATAGGCCAAGAATTTTTCAACTCCCGCTTTAATCAAGATGAGGAGAGCTTATTGGTACTCAATGGTATGCTTGCCAGTACCAGCAACAGTGAATTTCAACGTAAACTTAAACGAATAGCGCAAGAGTTTGAGGTATTAAATCACGAAGATTCCAGTTTACCTTTAAGCCAACGCTTTGGCGTTACGGTAGTGCTTGCTATAAGAAGCTGGCGTTACGGATTGTCGCAACATTTGTTCAAACCAAATTGA